In Mus pahari chromosome 12, PAHARI_EIJ_v1.1, whole genome shotgun sequence, the genomic window atccaaaaaaattaTTTGCTCTTATCAGTTGGATCTAGATTTGATGAAATTTAACACCAAGAATTAAGATTTCATACCaataattaagaaagaaactgGCTATACTACtttcatcatgtgtgtgtgtctgtgtgtgtgtgtgtgtgtgtgtgtgtgtgNNNNNNNNNNNNNNNNNNNNNNNNNNNNNNNNNNNNNNNNNNNNNNNNNNNNNNNNNNNNNNNNNNNNNNNNNNNNNNNNNNNNNNNNNNNNNNNNNNNNNNNNNNNNNNNNNNNNNNNNNNNNNNNNNNNNNNNNNNNNNNNNNNNNNNNNNNNNNNNNNNNNNNNNNNNNNNNNNNNNNNNNNNNNNNNNNNNNNNNNNNNNNAATGGTTACACTAGTGAAGAAACCACTAACTGCCTACAGACCCTCAGGGCCTGTTCTTTGACTCAACTCATCCTTAAGCACTATAAAGCACTTCAAAACTTGGAGGAAGGATATCTCCAGTTTTTCTACTTTAAATACTTTCTCTCACTGAGaaagtggggtggagggaggattTCTAGTTACCTTCAGATTCCCTTGCTATGGTAGAACCCCAGGGTGGGAAGTGATTTAGTGGTACAGAGTTAGTAGTAGAACCGGAAACATTGGTTTCCTAAATCCTGGTTCACTGATCCTTCCTGAGTGGCCTGAGGACAATTAGGAGGCAACACATCTCTTTTGTGCTACGTCCTTCCTGAGACCTGCTGGTTGCATGTGTTCATtatatgggtttatttctcaTCTCTGCCCTAGCATGAATCTTTCTATTGGGTAATCTCATTCTCAGCCTCCCGGGTCCTATCCTGCTTTCTAACCTCCCAGCACATCCCTTTGACCTACGGAAGAGTATTCTGTGGTTTGAAGTTTTTCTGGACTGGATAAATAGTACACTTTAGTTGTGATGGAGGGAAGTTTTTCATGGGAGGTGTCGGTAGTTAATTCAGTATCTTGTGTGTTGTAGGCTTGGAGAGTGGTGgcactttctgtttcctctgtagTTGAAACTTTGGATGGGAGCTCTGCTTCACTATCTTCAAATGTGCAAGGCTGTACTCTCTGGTCAGCTTCTCTGTTGTCGTGGGTATCAGTGAGTGATCGGCTCTCAATGTGGGCAAGTGTTTTGTAGTACGAGCGGTAGCCAGCCTGTTTTTCTGTTGTGTGTCTAACTTGGGCATAGTCCTTTTCTATATCCTCAGTAAGCCTGTATTGATCACTAGAGTCTTCAGTCCAGTAACCACGTTGGTTGTATTCTTGTTGTTGACTCCTTCCTGATAAATAGTTAGCACTGGCTGATGGAATCAAGTCATCAAGCTCCAAAGTTTCAGTCTGCTCAGACGGCAAAGATCCTTGACCATCTGTCTTCCCGGAGGCTTTCCTCTCTGAGAGGCTGGGGAGTTGTGGATTTGGTGGCTGTGAAGTTCTCCTCTCAGAGAGTCTGCGCTCCGCCTGCAGAGATGCTCTCCTCTCTGCATGGCCAGGCAATCTGTGCTCGGTTGACTGAGGAGATCTTTGTTCTGCCTCTTCAGAAGTTCTTCGGCCAGTCTGTCTAGAACCTGCGTTGGCTTGGCCGGATACCTTGTCACCAGTTGGCTCAGATGATCCAACCCCAGCATGTTCAGAACCTCTGTGAAGGGCCTGGCCTGCTCCTTCTATGTTGTTCTTCTCGTTATTTGGGATTTGGGTTGTGTTTTCATGGTTCAAGGATTCATCTGGAGGCTCATCCATTTTCTGCTGCACCTCTGAGTGGCCTTAGTTGCCtggcactgtgggtggggccCGGGCTGGGTTGTCTAGGCAACCTTCCGTGACATTGTGattctgttggtttttgttgcACCTCTGCTGTGGCAGCCCAAAGTAGGTGGATGAATCTGACTGATGACTTGGCAACAATCACTCTCCCAAAGGAAGACTGCCCATGGACAAGCAAGGACAAGCAAGAGCTAGGACACTGTCTCCCGACAAGAGGTGAATCTCATAGGCAGGCCATCTGGATTCTCCATCACAGCCTAGCAATGAGGCCTCGTGGTTTTCACTGGTGCCTAGAGATGTTCTTCTCTTTGCattgttctctttttatttgtttttgtcttgttttccagGAAGGTtcaagcaggggggagggggctaAGCTCTCTCAGAAACCATTCTTTTAAGTTCCTCACCAATTACATGAGTGTCTCACACCTGAGAGAGTAGGCTACTATTGTCATTAAATTAAATTCTCACTGCTTTAGGGTCGGACTTTGCCTTGTTACTGTCGTGCTGTGTGGCATGTGAGGCCTTTCTTGCTGAGTAAGATGGATGATCTATGGCTGAAGTAACAGAAAGATCCAATGAGAACAGGTTCTACAGCCATCCTGTCTAGTGGTCTCACGGCAGGACAGTGTTAGGGAGAGAAGGCCAAACCAAGTTCCACTGTGTGGGCACATAGAATAGAGTCTGACAAGCAGAGAAGTTGCACTTGTTAGTGGTGGTCAGTGGCCAGCAGGTTTTAAGGTTTTCACCCCTCCTCTGAAGTTAACCTTAAATAATGCACGTGTGAGGTCAGGCAATCTATTACCATAAGTTTAATTGCATTTAACAATTAGAGAAGAGATTTAAAGTTTAAAGGTCAATCGTTGGGGGTCAGTCTGTGGAGGGAGCGAGCCAGCTCCATATACTCAGGATCAGAGAGGGAACTTGAGGGACCCTGAGATGAAGCCATGTATGAACAACTGCCTAAAACAGAGAAGTGGCCCCCTATAGTGTTCACTGAATGAAAATTTATAAATGGTCTGCCATATTTATTTAAGGCCCATATGATAGAAATGGATGCCATGTTTAGCATAGATAGGTGATAACTTGCATCTTCTAAAAGGTACTCTGTGTCTCTGCTTTTCCATTTAAATATATCCATCATAGCAAAAGGACCGTAAATAAAGCATTTCTTCAATATTAAAGATATACCTTTCATCAATACATCCCTATATATGTCATTATATCTATAGGTGCGTGTGCATCATACAATATGATTGTTAATTTGATATCTTTCTTTTGTAGTGCAGGTATTTGTAGCCAGAGATCTTTCTTTGCTGCTGTTCTTACCACATCCTATCgcttttttgtgtgttgtgttctgtttttaaCCCATCTCAAAGCTCTTTCTCATGTTCCCTTAGGAATTCTGCATTGCCAAAGTGTCTAGAAATGTTCATGAGTTTTCGAGTTTTCTTGATTAATCCCTGGCTTCACCCTTAGGTGTTCTGAGAGGAGTCTTTGCATGCCACGATCTTTTCTAATGTGCAGAGGCTTGCTACCGTACTGTGGTCTAAGGACATGGGCCAGGAGTAGAGTCTGTGTCTGCTCTTGTTGGTAGAATGGTTTTCCTGAGCTAGGCGTTTCTTTCCTTATGTTGTTTGTGACCTGTAGTTTCTTGTTGGCTAGTCTAGTCTATCCGTTATTGAAAGAAAGATATTGAAATCCCCAACTGCGTTGGTAAAGTTACCTTCTCCTCCTTCACATCTGTTAGATTATTTCATGTTTTGAAGCCAACAAAACTCCATAAAACAAATAACATATGATTTACTATTCCTCTATCTTTGTATTTAGCTCACAGTCTTATCAGTGTGTAAAATACTTGTCTATTATAATAGTTTATGACCTaagctttgttttactttgtctGATGTTAACATAGCAAGCAAGCTCTCTTTGCTTACAGTTTGTATGCTGTGTCTTTTCAGACCCCTTCTCTTAAAACACTTTGCAGTATTAGAACTAAGAAGAGTCTCTGGTAGACAGAATACAATTGGATCAGTTTTTTTGAAGTGTATTCTGATGAACTTTCTTTCACTGGAAGAGTTTAGtccattttatgtttaaattggTCATGGGTGAGGAGTATGGACTGTCATATCCTTAAGTGCTTTGTTACTGTTGATTCTTTTGGTGTGTTACCATATTAATACCctattttgttccttttgtgACTCTAATTTTTCTTATGGGTGGTTACCAGGGATTACAATGAAATCTTAAACTCATACCACCTGTGCACTGCTGTACAGTTATTAATATGCATGTGTTGAATCACTCCTCATCCCTGGAATGAAATCAAGTAGGCTATAATCCACCATCATTTTACTGTGGTCTTGAGATGTACAAGGATGCTTTGGAGAATATTTTGTTGTAATTCATCAGGGAAATTGGCTTAATggttgtttttcatttcattgaatCCTTTCCTTATTTGGGTACTAGGACAGTACCCAAATGTAGTAAATGTAAATGTAGTGTGGAAATTTTCATTCCCTTTTTAACAGAACACTTTGAGAAGAATTTGTGTTAACACTTTCTTGtttatcaatatattttaattgaaaacaattttatacaatatattctgattacagtttctccttCTCCAATTCCCCATAGATCTTCCCCACTAGCCCAACTCTacactttagaaaacaaataccccccccaaataaaacagaatttaaacaaacaaacaaacaaagaaaaaggcacaagaaacatatcataaaagcacaaaactggaaactgtcccatacaagcaaaagaccaataagacagAGTATGTCCAAACGAAGCAatatgagatgagatgagatgagaaagagagagagagagagagagagagagagagagagagagagagagactacaacAATattattgagtttgttttgtgtgggccatctactgctggacNNNNNNNNNNNNNNNNNNNNNNNNNNNNNNNNNNNNNNNNNNNNNNNNNNNNNNNNNNNNNNNNNNNNNNNNNNNNNNNNNNNNNNNNNNNNNNNNNNNNNNNNNNNNNNNNNNNNNNNNNNNNNNNNNNNNNNNNNNNNNNNNNNNNNNNNNNNNNNNNNNNNNNNNNNNNNNNNNNNNNNNNNNNNNNNNNNNNNNNNNNNNNNNNNNNNNNNNNNNNNNNNNNNNNNNNNNNNNNNNNNNNNNNNNNNNNNNNNNNNNNNNNNNNNNNNNNNNNNNNNNNNNNNNNNNNNNNNNNNNNNNNNNNNNNNNNNNNNNNNNNNNNNNNNNNNNNNNNNNNNNNNNNNNNNNNNNNNNNNNNNNNNNNNNNNNNNNNNNNNNNNNNNNNNNNNNNNNNNNNNNNNNNNNNNNNNNNNNNNNNNNNNNNNNNNNNNNNNNNNNNNNNNNNNNNNNNNNNNNNNNNNNNNNNNNNNNNNNNNNNNNNNNNNNNNNNNNNNNNNNNNNNNNNNNNNNNNNNNNNNNNNNNNNNNNNNNNNNNNNNNNNgtgtgtgtgtgtgtgtatatatatatatatatatatatatatatatatatatatatatataatgtacgGGTTCTTTGTGTAAGACCCAATGAGCCTTATGTTTgggatgtcccactcacagaaacacagagatggaaGGCGATGCAATAAGCAGGAGGTTTATTGATCTCCTGCAATGGGACAGAGGTGACCCCGAATCTCCTAggcacacactttttatacagtttaaggGTATGATTTGAGCCCATTATTggcctgagctgaccttttcactCCCCCCTTTAGAAATGGTAACTAGCCTCTCCCTAACCAACATTGCTGGTCCCAGGTGAGGTGCGGTCctagtcaccagaagagggcactgaaacATTCTTGGTCATTATCTGCACCTGCCTTGTGATCGATCGGGACTTTCTTGTAAAGCTTGTTTTGCAGGGTCATTCTGGAAAGGTCCCCAGCATGCCATTCTAGCAAGGTCTTTCAGCAGTCATCTTATGTTCTCTAAAGTTACACATTCTCAcatttgcctacatatatgtgtgtagcatgtgtgtgcgGGGCCCTCGGGCCAGAAGAGGCAGTCAGCCCCCTGGAACTGGTATTACAGATgactatgagccaccatgtgagtgctgagaattcaATGCAATgcttctacaagaacagcaagtgctcttaaccacttgtTATGTCACCTGTGCCTTTCCTCTCAGCCTTGAGCTGGCCAAACAGATCTCTAAGGTGTGTTAATGCGCAAtaggttccttcctttctccccttgtGGATCTATTCCTTATGAAACATATTCTTTCCTGTGCTCTCAGGATGGAAACTGTCTTCATTTCAATATCAATTTTAATAGGCAGCCTTGCTAGATGTAGCAACAATGATTTTGTTCCGAGGCTTGAAGTACACAGGTCCCTTCTTTCCTCATTTTGGACAGCTGGTGAGAAAGCCGAGGTTGCTCTGTTGTGTTTgcctttgcaggtgagtgtggaCCTTGCCCCTTTGACATTGTTTCTTGGTTTGTATTTGGCATCATGACTCTAATATGTCATGGAGGGGTTCTTCTTAgtcatgtatatatttgtggttATAGATGCATTTAATGTTTATATTACCATTTCTCTAGATTTGGGAAATTTTGCTATTAACTGAATCAATTCTTGATGCCTTTAATTTTTATCTCAGCAGCTTCTCCTAGTCTATgagttctttggtttgttttcttgatagtATCCCAGGATGCTTAGACAGCGTGCCTTCgcttatttgtgttttttaaattattggtaCTTGGataatatttttacctttttctccatttctgttcttttgtttgttttgctctcaGTAGAATATACTTGTGATACTTTCCCCTGTTTTCTAAACATGTCTCTTTCCCGCccagtttttaaatttcattgatGAAGTTCTTCATGTTGCTGGCTTTTTCATCCGTGTTGCtgattttcttgtgtatttttctaactttttccTCTGTTTCTTACTTTTTTAGGTCCTGAATTAATCTGCTTGTAAACCTTTCAAGGTCTTTGCCATGTTTATTAATAAACTTCTAAAATCTTCACCTGTTATATTTTCCTATTATAGTTTAAGCTCAGTCATTGGAAAGTTGTGATCTTGGAAAGAGTCATGTCTCACATTTTTCAAAATCCTCTTGTGTTTCTGTGATGTGATTTGTGCATATGTTGGTtccatatttcttcttttctttggggCTATCTTAGTGAGAAgccctctttattttatttatatgagtacactgtcactgtcttcagacacaccagaagagggtatcagatcccgtttcagatggctgtgagataccatgtggctacagggaattgaactcagaacctttggaagagcagttagtgctcttaactgctgagccatgtctccaactcCAAGAAGCCCGTTCTTGATGCCTCAACTGAAGAGATATATCCTTATAACACCGGCAACatcaaaacaaagaagacagagagatacacatcACCAGCAAGCAGAAGGCAGAACAGGGGAGAACTAAGGTAGAATACgctataaattttaattaattaggaGAAAGTAGAAATACTATGGGACATGGGCAAAAGGacacagaggaaagggggaggtaAACCCAAAATGAggttaaagaaatgaaatgaagaatagcgggggtgggtgggggtggggtgagtgaTGGGTGGGAGAAGCAAATGATGGCAttaaagagaaaaggataaaaattgggaaagaaaaaaaaaacaaaaggaaaaatctagAATCCAATAATGAAgttcaaaacaaaattagaaagctGTAAGGAGGtaaagggaaaattaaaatgGGAGTTAAAACATGAACTGAAACAAACTCAACTCCACCCCAAGGAGATCAAGTCAGGTAAACTCAAAATTCTACTGAaatagagaagaggagaagagagggaggggaagaaacatAGTGGActcaaaaggaaacagagaatgtgagtgggagggggagagggaggaggagagagggaaggagattgtccagtagagaaaaaaatgtacaaacaaaataatatgaaaacaataaaataattgaaaataatacaGTGAAAATACACCAAAAGTCTAAGGAAAAGAGGGGCTGGCGATACAGTTCATTGCCTGCCCAGCATGCATAAAGCTTTGCGTACTGTATAAATGACATGGTGGACCCTGCAATTCCAAGCATTTGGGACGCAGAAGCTCAGAAATTTAAGATTACCCTCAGCAAGTGTGTGTCAACTTCCAGACCACAGTtctgtgaggctctgtctcaagtcaaacaaaacaaaatgatgggGGCGGAGGCAGGGGTGATGGTGGGGtacagaagtgaaaaaaaaaactgaaaatgttgAAAGCCCTTTTTGGGGTTCTTAAGTATTGGGCTAGCGGCTGTaggtgtcttctttttttttttattttttattattattttctttatttacatttcaaatgctatcccgaaagtttcccatacccctccccccacctctgttcccctacccacccactcccNNNNNNNNNNNNNNNNNNNNNNNNNNNNNNNNNNNNNNNNNNNNNNNNNNNNNNNNNNNNNNNNNNNNNNNNNNNNNNNNNNNNNNNNNNNNNNNNNNNNNNNNNNNNNNNNNNNNNNNNNNNNNNNNNNNNNNNNNNNNNNNNNNNNNNNNNNNNNNNNNNNNNNNNNNNNNNNNNNNNNNNNNNNNNNNNNNNNNNNNNNNNNNNNNNNNNNNNNNNNNNNNNNNNNNNNNNNNNNNNNNNNNNNNNNNNNNNNNNNNNNNNNNNNNNNNNNNNNNNNNNNNNNNNNNNNNNNNNNNNNNNNNNNNNNNNNNNNNNNNNNNNNNNNNNNNNNNNNNNNNNNNNNNNNNNNNNNNNNNNNNNNNNNNNNNNNNNNNNNNNNNNNNNNNNNNNNNNNNNNNNNNNNNNNNNNNNNNNNNNNNNNNNNNNNNNNNNNNNNNNNNNNNNNNNNNNNNNNNNNNNNNNNNNNNNNNNNNNNNNNNNNNNNNNNNNNNNNNNNNNNNNNNNNNNNNNNNNNNNNNNNNNNNNNNNNNNNNNNNNNNNNNNNNNNNNNNNNNNNNNNNNNNNNNNNNNNN contains:
- the Tex55 gene encoding testis-specific expressed protein 55, with protein sequence MDEPPDESLNHENTTQIPNNEKNNIEGAGQALHRGSEHAGVGSSEPTGDKVSGQANAGSRQTGRRTSEEAEQRSPQSTEHRLPGHAERRASLQAERRLSERRTSQPPNPQLPSLSERKASGKTDGQGSLPSEQTETLELDDLIPSASANYLSGRSQQQEYNQRGYWTEDSSDQYRLTEDIEKDYAQVRHTTEKQAGYRSYYKTLAHIESRSLTDTHDNREADQRVQPCTFEDSEAELPSKVSTTEETESATTLQAYNTQDTELTTDTSHEKLPSITTKVYYLSSPEKLQTTEYSSDISPEFEQRSSQGSSQSYRWRFPPIVFEDPYHAALRYMEKHNILQIFQQITENLVYERPDDPLYFMLDQVQDMIKYRDERLSD